The nucleotide sequence AGTTCAAAATAGGGCGCATCAACTAAAGTTGTTCACCCTCCGCATCTATCTGGAacactgggccagccactcttaaatagcacctgggccagcacaggtgaaacaccttacCACTAATGAGACGGCAACCAGTACAGGTGTGACACCAATCGGTGCGCACCCTGTGCTAAAGAGCCAAAACCTGTAACACTTTGCAGTTGCAACATCACAAGCCCATAAAAAAATGCACGTTTACATAGATGTTAATTTGTCATGCTGCAAAATCTctgtaaatgtttttaaaaaatacaTAGCCACTGGTGATGCCATAGAACAGGGGAAGGCAAATAGATTTAGCCACAGGCCGAttaaaaaaatatctatatttttttcCCCTCCAAGCCGATGGTCAtggggccagaacataattatactgtacaaaaatataaatgcaacatgcaacaatttcaaatcaCTCGCTGGCCAGTTTTGACTCAGAGTTTTCCAACCGATATCACCTTGAATAGCAGCACTTGGTGTGTATTTACCCACACAAAGTTAAAAATCGGCAAGCATGGTTAAAAACAGAATTAAGTATAATTTCCGTGCCCCATACTGCTGCAGCATAAGTAATAATAGGTAGTACTAATGAATCAAACAGttttgtaaaacatttaaaaagataGGCCACCCATGTCTTTACACTTTAATGATGGCACCAAGGGCACGATTTGCATGCTTAGCTACAGTGTTGGTGAactactctgaaaatatagcttaccaagctaccaattatttcacactggaagaagttaagctacGCTAAAGCTATCCTTAATAaaaaatatagtttacttaaGTAAAGTCACTTTGAAAAGAGTATCACTACATTCAAATTACTTCGTGATAAATTATATCTAAATCTGAACTGTcagactacaaattgcaagaacacatcactctggaatcagatgttaacagaatgtaTAATTTAGCCCAGTGGTTTCCAACCCTTTTCTGTCACtttaccaccaactgaattttgcCCTGCCAGGAGTgcccctgaagtaccccctcattTTAACAGTAGGCCAATGGTCTCATGAGTTTTCTCAAGTACCCcaaattatttgttacttttattttctaaacactgcattgttggttaagggcttgtaagtatgcatgtgacaaataacgatTTGATTTGGTCCTAGTACCCCTGCTTGGGAACCACTGATTTAGCCTATTAAACACAAACtatgtttcaagtgagaattaggtAAGTCTAGGTAAAGAATATTTGACTCGTATTTTATTTGAGCAAAAGAAGTATTGACTTGCGCCAGTATTTatctacagttttatatctttatgttttaagcctgaaatgtggcaaaaggtcgcacagttcaagggggccgaatactttctcaaggcactgtatctatgtGACATTGCTGCATAGCCTACGATGATAGACCATTTCGTACAGTTTTATGACCGTTTTTATGAGTGCGCCCCATTAAAATAGACTCACTGAacaataaacgcaacatgtaacaatttaagATATCACTCAGTTACatttcataaggaaatcagtcaattgaaataaattcattaggccctaatctaaccctaacaggacactTCATAAATGCGGGTGCATGTTCACCACCACAATTGCAGCATTTAGGTGCATGTTCACCACCACAATTGCAGCATTGAGGCTCAGCTGGCATATAATACTCCTCCTGTCTACATACACATGACCAAATAATTTACATTTATTTCACTCCATGGGAATCTCATATACTCAAATACACGTGAGACTCCAACTACCACGCTGGTCAGTTGTTGTGCCCCCACCACTTGATCAGTGtcgcctcagtgtctttagatatttttgtcagatgttactatggaatacagaagtataattacaataatttcataagtgtcaaaggcttttattgacaattacattaagttgatgcaaagagtcaatatttgcagacccttctttttcaagacctgtgcagtccaccctggcatgctgtcagtttaatttctgggccacatcctgactgatggatGCCCactcttgcataatcaatgcttggagtttgtcagaatttgtgggtttttgtttgtccacctgcctcttgagggttgaccacaagttctcaatgggattaaggtttggggagtttcctggccatggacccaaaatatcaatgttttattCCCCgcgccacttagttatcacttttgccttatggcaaggtgctccatcatgatgggaaaaggcattgttcgtcaccaaacggTTCCTgtatggttgggagaagttgctctcggaggatgtgttgggaccattctttattcatggctgtgttcttaggcaaaattgtgagtgagcccactccctggctgagaagcaaccccacaaatgaatgtctcaggatgctttactgttggcatgacacaagactgatggtagtgctcaccttgtcttctccggacaagctttttttccggatgcccaaacaatcggaaaggggattcatcagagaaaatgattataccccagtccttagcagtccaatccctgtaccttttgcagaatagcagtctgtccctgatgtttttcctgaagAGAAGTGGCTTccttgctgcccttcttgacagcAGGCCATCCGCCAAAAgactttgcctcactgtgcatgcaaatggactcacacctgcctgctgccattcctgagcaagctctgtactggtggtgccctgatcccgcagctgaataaactttaggagacggtcctggcgcttgctggccTTTCTTGgatgccctgaagccttcttcacaagaattgaaccgctctccttgaagttcttgatgatctgataaatggttgatttagttgaaatcttactggcagcaatatccttgcctgtgaagccctttttgtgcaaagcaatgatgacggtaTGTGTTTCCTcgtaggtaaccatggttgacagaggaagaacaatgattccagtCACCAccttccttttgaagcttccagtctgttagtcaaactcaatcagcatgacagagtgatctccagccttgtccccgtcaacactcacacctgtgttaacgagagaatcactgacatgatgtcagctggtccttttgtggcagggctgaaatgcagtggaaatgtttttggggggattcagttaatttgcatggcactgagggactttgcaattcatctgatcattcttcataacattctggagtatatgaaaattgccatcatacaaactgaggcagcagattgtgaaaatgtatatttttgtcattctcaacttttggccacgactgtacatgattccatgtgtgttattacATTATtctgatgtcttcgctattattctacaatgtagaaaatagtaaaaataaagaaaaacctatgagtgttctaaaacttttgaccttTAGTGTTATAACAACAAATATTCCCAGTCAAGTCAACATTTTCTGTGTGGACCAGCAACCATCTTTGTGGTACCATTTCAAAGTTGACGTTTAAATTGTATTGTCAGTCAAAAtatgacacccaccctgtattcaagagcatgttgtcTCAACCGATGGCGGGCACAACACAACCTCAGATGATGTAAAATAGATTCTATGCTAAAACATGCATGTTTACACAGTTGGGGGGAAAAAATGTTTAAATAGAAATTATCAAATAGTTTGACAGCATTGTTTGTAAGATTTTAAAATTGTATCAATCTCAaccgtttatcttttccagtgaaaAAGACGTAGATGTCTCATGGTAAGCCAAATAGGGCAACGTTGAGCACCTTTTATTTCTTGAATGTTTTGGAATTCAGGTCCAAAAGGTCACTTTCTGAGCACTTCTACAATGGGCAAATATGTATAGAGGGTttcgttcaaatcaaaaggggtgctATCAAAAtgtgaattcaaatggatttaatcCTACCCTGCTTGCAGGTAGGGTGCACACACGTTTTGGGGTATATATTGCGCAGCATTTATAAATTAAGccccaggacattttagccaaaaacctggttgcgtctgccaggaggctgaaagtTGTCCagaagtggatcttccagcaagacgaCAACCCCAAGCAAagatcaaaatccacaaagaagtTGTTAATTGACCACTAAGTCAACATTTTACAATGGTCTTCTCAGAcactggacttgaacccaattgaaagGATGTTGAAAGTTCTAAGATTCCTACCAATCTCATGCAGATTCTGTGGGAAAACACACGAGAGAAATAAAAAGAAATGCCTAGCTTTTGGAAAGCAGTGTAAAAAGTGTGGGAAGGACAATCATTTTGTTGCAAAGTGCTTGTCAAAGCAAGGGACAGGAAAATCAGTGGATAAAGTGGCTGAGACAGACGAGAAATACAAGGAAATTCGGAGTGTTACTGCAGAGAGTGTAAACATTGTAAAATACACAACAGACGAGACCTTGTCAGTTTTTTTCAGCAATGCTCATTGGCAAACAACTAGTGAGATTTCAGTTAGATTGTGGAGCAAGCTGTAATATTATCCTGATAAATCTTCTGAACCCGGTCACTCAAATTTGAGAAAACAAAACAAGTCTTAGTGATGTACAACAAGATCACACTAGAGCCACTGGGCAAATGCAAGATTAAACTGACAAACAGAGCCAATACTAGGCAGTAAAGCAGTTCAGGCCATGAACCTAGTGAAAGTGCAGTTTGAGAACAGTCTTGCTGTGGATAGCATTGAAACAGAGGGGCATTGGACTATGGAGAACATAAAAGAGAGAATATTCCGATCTCTTCACAGGAGAATCTACAAGTTTGAGATTGACCACAAGGTGGAGTCAGTGAAACTACCTAAAGGAAGAATAGTTCCAGTCACAATGATGAAGAATTGAGCAGCCTTCAAGGCAGAAGGATTATTACACTGGTGGAGAAAAGCACAGACTGGATAAGCAGCCTTGTGATTGTACAATTGTAAACTGAGAATATGTGTAGACTGCAGACCACTAAAGATAAGTCACTTTCCTCTACCAACAGTAGATGTCATCTTACTGGACCTATCAAAAGCAAGAGTATTCAGTGTGTGACTTCAAGAATGGTTTCTGGAATGTACAGCTAGAAGAAGAGTCAAGCTATCTGACTACATTCTCTACACTGTGGGAGATACAAATGAATGATGGAAGATGCCAATGGGGATTATCCCAGCAACCTGAAATGTTCCTAAGGAAATTGAGCGAAGAATACACGTCATGGCAGATTATATTTTGATTTTGGGAGAGGGTGATATGCTGGAGATGGAGAAAAGCGATGTCGTACACTACTACTCGTTTCAAGATGAACTGAGTGTTCAAGATGGAATCCTATTCAGAGGAGAAAGAGCAGTTATCCCAGACCCTCTGAGGTGAAATAACTAACTGGATTCACTCTTCTCACATTGGGATTGAAAGATTTCTCAGGAGGTCAAGAGAATGTGTATACTGGCAAGACATGAACAAACGGGTTAAGACATTCATAGAAAAGTGTTACATCTGCAGGTCTATGGATGCAAAACAACAAAAGGAGACACTTTGTCcacatctgtaaacagcccatatatatacctacctcatccccatacagtatttatttatttatcttgctcctttgcaccccagtatctctacttgcacattcatcttctgcacatctaccattccagtgtttaattgctatattgtaattacttcgccaccatggcctatttattgccttaacttacctcatttgcactcactgtatatagactttttgttttctttgttctactgtattattaactgtatgtttagtttattccatgtgtaactgtgttgttgtattgtgccgaattgctgtgctttatcttggccaggtcgcagttgcaaatgagaacttgttctcaactagcctacctggttaaataaaggtgagaaaaagaaatgaaaaaacaaaaaacaaacctGAGCTCCCTAGCCGATCATGGAAAAGGTAGGCACAGACCTGTTTACCTTTGACAACCGAGATGATCTGATTACAGTGGATTATTTTCCCTACTTATGGGAGCTTAAATCACACTTTGCAAGGCAAGGGATACCAAACGTCTGTTTCTCTAATAATGGACCTCAGTATTCCCTCAAAGTAATGGGAAAGCAGAGTCCGCCATTAAGACGTCAAAACATCTGATGCTGAAAGCCAAAACAGCAGGCAAAGACCCTTACCTGGCTTCACTGGACCATCGTAATACCCCTTCGCAAGGACTGAACGCGAGGCCAGCTCAAAGACTGCCGAGTAGGAGAACCAGAACCCTTCTACCCATAAGGGACAGTCTTCTACAACCAGAGATAAAAACAAACAAGACAAGGTCtgatacaaaaaaatacaaaaaaaacaagcaaCCTACTATGACAGAAATGCTAAGGACATGGGAACATTGGATTTGAacactttctccttctctcaaTCTGTGGAACCACACACATTCTCAAGAAAAGCTACAGTGCTGAAATCTGTGGACGTCAGATCATACCAAGTTCAATTTGACACTGGAGTTATTCATAGGAGGAATCGTAGCCATCTCAGATGGGATCATAACTCAACCACAGAGCAAAGTCAACCTGGGACTGTTGGGACAAACAGACTGATGGAGACCATTTCAACTCCAGATAGTGCTACTGGTGACACACACAACATTGTCACTACCAGATCAGGCCACACAGTAGTTAGACCAGAGTACCTGGAAGACTTTGAATATTGACTCCGAAAAACcaaaatggacagaaaatgttttttaaataaagaaaatggAATAGAGAAGTGACAGCTGACCCCGAGGAAAAGGGGGTGTGAACATGTTTGAAACTGTTTTGTTTTATGTCACTGGAAgtgaatatatactgaacaaaaatataaacgcagcatgcaataatttcaaagattttactgagttacagttcatagaagtaaatcagtcaattgaaataaatttcacatgactgggcaggggggcagacatggatgggcctgggagggcataggcccacccacttgggagccaatcagaatgagtttcccACACGAGGGCATTATTACAGAtataaatactcctcagcacccctctccccctcctcagacAGAAGATCCTACAGGGGAttaagccggatgtggaggttctgggctggcatAGTTGCACGTGGCCTGTAGTTGCGAGGCCAGTTGgctgtactgccaaattctctgaaacgaCATTggagaggtggcttatggtagagaaattaactttaaagtctcaggcaacagctctgttggacattcatgcagtctgcatgccaattgcaggccccattaaaacttgaaacatctgtggcattgtgttgtgtgacaaaactgcacattttagagtggccttttattgtccccagcagaaggtgcacctgtgtaaagatcatgctgtttaataaaataaaaaaacttttTGTGTAGggaaatttctgggatcttttatttcagcctaTGAAACACGGGActgacactttacatgttgctttttatatttttgtcagATATATTATTTTTCCGTATTAATTGATATTGGGTAATTCTGACAGTTTTGACACTGTATACAGTTGTGTGATTATGTTGTTATGGTCAGATTTCACACAAATAAGAGAAAGGATGTAACAATAGTATTGCTATGGGTTGCAGTGTGGACACTAATGTGAGCAGTAGataggggggctttacttggctcattgctctctagcgactccttgtggtatGCCAGGTGCCTGCAGGCTTACCTCGGTCGTGaggtgaacggtgtttcctctgacacagtgGTGCGGCTGGCTTTCTGGTTAAGTGGGCAGGTGTTAAGGACGcctgactcgaccttcgcctcccgagcccattggggagttgcattGATGAGACACGATCGAAGTTGGGGATGAAAAGGGggtgtgcgtcctccgaaacgcaatccaaccaagccgcactgcttcttgacacaatgcccgcttaacccagaagccagccacaccaatgtgtcagtggaaacaccgtacacctggtaaccatgtcagcatgcactgcgcccggcccgccacaggagtcgctagtgcgcaatgggacaaggacacctctgccagccaaaccctacctaacccggatgacgttgggccaattgtgcgccgccccatgggtcttccggtcgcggccggctgcgacagagcctggactcgaacccagaatctttagcggcacagctagcactgcgatgtagtactgcaccactcaggaggcctcGCTTTGAAAGTATCTGCCTGTCCCTGTTTCGCTGTCGGCTGCTGTGTGAGCCAGCCACTTTCACTCCCTCCCACTGTGGGAACAGAGAAATGGAATGATACAGATTAGAAAACAGCAATATCAGGCTGAAGCTCTACATTATTTGTTTTGTAGAATCTCAATGGTGTTATAAGGTCCTTTAGGTGTTTTGTTATGAGATAAGACTGATCCAATTAAAATAGTTTTGATACCATATCGTATAGCCTATCATAACAACCAACTCATGTCTAATGTCATGACATTTGGTTGTGATCTTGCATTTACGTATCTTTTCAATCAATTAAGAGGACAGAATGAAGACAACGAATCCACATTTTGATTTGgattaaatattttaaaaactggATTAAACCTCATAGAAGTGTTATCATCATGTGACGTTTTCATTCAGGTCTCTCTGTTTAACTAAATGTTGTTTGTCTTTGGCAGGACAGAGACCAGACTCTTGCTCTGACAGCGGGAATAATCCTTCAGGGGAAACAGAACAAGAGAAGCCCAAACCAGCAAGACCACATCACTGCTCTCACTGCGGAAAGGATTTTAGGTGGTTAGGGAAGCTGAAAGACCATGAAAGAatccacactggagagaagccttaccattgCTCTCAGTGTGAAAAAAGTTTTATCCGGTTATGGGACCGGAATATGCATGAGAGggcacacacaggagagaagccttaccaatgCTCAAAATGTGTAAAACGTTTTGCTCAGTTGAGGTGCCTGAAAATGCATGAAAGGatacatacaggggagaagccttatcaCTGCTCCCAGTGcgaaaatagatttttttcatCAGCGGGCCTGAAAAAACACgagtggacacacacaggaacaaaACCTTACctctgctcccagtgtggaaaagATTTTATCCACGCAGGTCAACTGAAAGATCATGagaaaatacacacaggagaaaagccataCCACTGCTCTCAATGTGGAAAGAGATTCATCAATGTATGGAACCTGAAAAAGCATGCAatcatacatacaggagagaagccctaccactgctcccagtgtgaaaAGAGTTATACCCAATCAGGGGACCTGAAAtcacatgagaggacacacacaggagaaaggcCATACCACTGTTCCCAGTGTGGTAAGAGCTTTACCCGGTTAAGGCAACTCAAAGAACACAAGAAtaaacacacaggggagaagccacaCCACTGTGTTCAATGTGGAAAGACTTTTACCCGATTAGGGCAACTGAAAGAACATAAAATGATACATACAGGAGACAAGCCTttccaatgctcccagtgtggaaaaagTTTCATCCAGTTAAAGACCCTGAAAAATCATGAGAGAACACACaccggagagaagccttaccactgctcccagtgtggaaagagttttactaaATTAGGGAACCTGAAAGTACATAAGAGAATACACACGGGAGAGAAGCCATTCCaatgctctcagtgtggaaagagtttcatcCAGTTAGGGGACCTGAAAAGGCATAAAATAATACACAAAAGATAATGCTTACCTCTTCTCCGAGTGTTGAAATTGATATTTCACATCACACAGACTTAAAGTCAATCAAAGAACAAATCCAGGGGGAGCACGTGATGCCGCGGAGCTGAGCAGACGTTGACAAaccgagctcttcaaagttattctatttttacctaaataacaacgttgaaacaatattccaacatcggctgataaattgtcaagtacttaccttcccaaagAGCCATGGACCTCCGACTGAGAGGCAAGAAGGACAACCAAAACGTTGTTGATTCCCAAGATAACGATAACGCTACAGCTAGCAAGATTAGCATTAGCCCTCATAACTCAGACAACAGTTCCAGACTGAAAGTTCAGTACAAAGGCCGAAGCCATCTCTTCAACACACCGGGAGAAGTGTACACTTTTCTCAAAGAACTGAACAACGTCTGAGCCAGGACGGTCTCTCTGGGGGATAAAAtgcagtctgtttgttttctcTTATCCAGACTGAACTGCTGATATCTTCCGGTCACTATAattgatttgtacattttcaacTAACCGTATCTTTCAGGGGTGAGTTCTATTGCATTTACAGGAGAGTATATTTTGGTTTAGTCCATATCTACTGGGCGAAGCAAATAAGTGGGCTTAGGCCCACTGCTTTCCCCCTTATTTATGTTAATCTTTCGAAAAGAGACTCAAGCATCCCTTACCGTGGGCAGTAAATATTCAGCCATAAATATCTATTCACAACGTTTGTTTTCAACTTAGAGAGCTCGCAGGTTTTAGTTTACGCCAAGGTTTAGCTAGTAAGAGCAAGATGGAAAGCGAGCAGCAATGTATCTCTACAAGTGTATTCATGTTTGCTTGTTGGGATTGTTGTTTTGACAATCGGGGTGGATgggatttttattatttattattttatttttcttccttttttctatgtttattgTTTCCTTCCTAAAGAGACACATAGGTCACTTCTGTGTTCAAACCAAAGTTGAAACATTTCCTAGTTATCTACATATGATATATTTCCATTCAGTTACATATTTGAAACCCAACCTATGCTTAATCCACTAAAATATTTCACATTCAACATCAAAGGTCTTAACAGCCAGATTAAAAGGAAACGAGTCTATAATACCTTAAGAAATTAAAGGCTGACATTGTGTTTTTACAAGAAACACATCTTACAGTCAGTGAACACAAGAAATTGAAGAGGGAATGGGTAGGACAAGTTTTTGCTTCCTCTTTTAACTccaaagcaagaggaactgcaattTTGATAAGTAGACACATGCCCTTCtgcgtcaacaacaccatctctgatccctctggcaggtttgttttggtgcagaggcatatgttttcagagtcttggaccctattgaatatttatgctcctaacttcgatgaccatatgtttattcagaatgtcttccttcaggtcgctcaagcaccaccaggatggctactggttggaggagattttaatTTTTGTTTAGATACAGTTCTTGATAGGTCCTTTGATAAACCCTCACTTCTTACCAAAGCTGGTAAGCTCACCATGTCATTCATGAAAAATCTCAATTTACTAGATATCTGGAGACAGTTGCACCCACAGGATAGAGACTGCTCTTTTGATTCACacccacacaagacacacacacgcatagataaCGTTTTACTTTCGACACAACTGTTTCATAGAGTGTTAGATGTCGagtatctccccagattgcttagtgaccattctcctctagtattatcaatctccattcctaccaaggtaaat is from Oncorhynchus masou masou isolate Uvic2021 chromosome 32, UVic_Omas_1.1, whole genome shotgun sequence and encodes:
- the LOC135525902 gene encoding zinc finger protein ZFP2-like, which codes for MTSYSSPANEDVCWMEKEALGLNIVVKEEENNITAKGEEGVITITVKEEEKVAFGIKEEEYVTVKGEDVAFGVKEVEDVVKEDDAVFGVKEEEITVTMIGVEEAFRVKEEEDVSVKEEEDVFGMKGEIEGLKEEGKTVTVKEEDEEKEETKYLINKRQRPDSCSDSGNNPSGETEQEKPKPARPHHCSHCGKDFRWLGKLKDHERIHTGEKPYHCSQCEKSFIRLWDRNMHERAHTGEKPYQCSKCVKRFAQLRCLKMHERIHTGEKPYHCSQCENRFFSSAGLKKHEWTHTGTKPYLCSQCGKDFIHAGQLKDHEKIHTGEKPYHCSQCGKRFINVWNLKKHAIIHTGEKPYHCSQCEKSYTQSGDLKSHERTHTGERPYHCSQCGKSFTRLRQLKEHKNKHTGEKPHHCVQCGKTFTRLGQLKEHKMIHTGDKPFQCSQCGKSFIQLKTLKNHERTHTGEKPYHCSQCGKSFTKLGNLKVHKRIHTGEKPFQCSQCGKSFIQLGDLKRHKIIHKR